The Gemmatimonadota bacterium genome has a segment encoding these proteins:
- a CDS encoding MgtC/SapB family protein — translation MEWNANAIALIVSALCGGAVGLERQRSGHAVGGTHDGQGGEHFAGLRTFTLLGTLAGVTGVLWRDGFALPAAVLLGGAALLIAAAYVGASRRDVDGTTEVAALVVLAAGFLVGVGKAALGSAISAATVLLLMEKTRLHGWVERVDDREFRSGVRFAVMAAVVLPLLPAGPFGPGVGIRPRELWLVVLLITGLEFAGYVARRRVGNRNGYTLAGLLGGLISSTSVTLSYARVARAQPAIASALASGAIAANAAVFPRVALTALVLNPGLGTRVAMRLALPFVLILLALWFTLHRTPAAEGDEHEGRNPMHVGPALQLAAIYQVAMYAIHAASHYFGAAGLYVIGFFLGMTDIDALTISAARQDGTMNGAAASSLPTVVVVGVLGTTLFKLGVAATLGRGAFRQRVTLALGLVVAALVAALVVVP, via the coding sequence ATGGAATGGAACGCCAATGCCATCGCCCTGATCGTCTCCGCCCTGTGTGGCGGGGCCGTGGGTTTGGAGCGCCAGCGATCGGGGCACGCCGTCGGTGGAACGCATGACGGTCAAGGCGGGGAGCACTTCGCCGGGCTCCGGACGTTCACACTCCTGGGGACGCTCGCCGGGGTCACGGGAGTGCTCTGGCGAGACGGCTTCGCCCTGCCCGCCGCAGTCTTGCTGGGCGGGGCTGCACTCCTCATCGCGGCGGCCTATGTCGGGGCGAGCCGGCGTGATGTCGATGGCACGACCGAGGTCGCGGCGCTCGTGGTGCTCGCCGCCGGATTCCTCGTGGGCGTTGGCAAGGCGGCGTTAGGAAGCGCGATTTCGGCAGCGACGGTCCTGCTGCTGATGGAGAAGACGCGCCTCCACGGGTGGGTGGAGCGGGTGGACGACCGTGAGTTCCGGTCGGGGGTGCGCTTCGCGGTGATGGCAGCGGTCGTGTTGCCACTCCTGCCCGCCGGTCCCTTTGGGCCTGGTGTGGGCATCCGTCCGCGGGAGCTGTGGCTCGTGGTGCTGCTTATCACCGGACTCGAGTTTGCCGGGTATGTGGCACGTCGTCGCGTGGGCAACCGGAATGGATACACGCTCGCCGGGCTCCTGGGGGGGCTGATTTCGTCGACCAGTGTGACGCTTTCGTATGCGCGGGTGGCGCGAGCCCAACCGGCGATTGCATCCGCCCTCGCGAGTGGGGCCATCGCAGCGAACGCTGCGGTGTTTCCTCGCGTGGCCCTCACCGCCCTGGTGCTGAACCCGGGGCTCGGGACACGGGTGGCCATGCGACTGGCCCTTCCGTTCGTCCTCATCCTCCTGGCGCTCTGGTTCACCTTGCACCGCACGCCGGCTGCCGAGGGTGACGAGCACGAGGGGAGGAATCCGATGCATGTGGGTCCTGCCCTCCAGTTGGCGGCGATTTACCAGGTCGCGATGTACGCGATCCACGCGGCCTCCCACTATTTCGGCGCGGCCGGTCTCTATGTCATCGGGTTCTTCCTCGGGATGACGGACATCGACGCGTTGACCATTTCGGCAGCGCGACAGGACGGTACGATGAATGGCGCGGCGGCGTCGAGCCTTCCGACGGTGGTCGTGGTAGGCGTCCTCGGCACGACGCTGTTCAAGTTGGGTGTTGCGGCCACCCTTGGCCGGGGTGCGTTCCGCCAGCGCGTCACGCTCGCCCTCGGTCTCGTCGTTGCCGCTCTGGTTGCGGCACTGGTCGTCGTTCCGTAG
- a CDS encoding TonB-dependent receptor yields the protein MATRRDSVRRDSSVHSLGAVSVVSAARATAVVGGAGVLLLKPMELRSSPAPSLDQALRESPFVLVRQNSRGEMEISVRGSDSRQAAVLFDGVPLSLGWDHRADPSLIPITGSERLVVVRGLGSLLNGPNTLGGSIEITHDALSQPAGGQLWAGAGVDQFGSTVGTFGYARRVAEFGGGALSTRGGMAHRQRDGVALPNDVTDPTQRNGLRTGTDLRQLDAFLSARWNNTKGASIGMMYSAYDAERGVPPEEHLSAPRLWRYPLARRSIAMLSAGTGTFTTRLGVGSLDLGVGVNRGDVRIETYAGRDFTTVNGSELGDERTVTSRALLTHTLGVATLRAGVTGADIRYAETLTPSAASNYRQKLSSAGMELDVPVGDRTRLAGGVVFDRSTTPETGGRTPGQESLDNPGWRLGAAHDLSPRVRLHASISERSRFPALRELYSGALDRFRPNPDLRPETLLGMEGGFTVDRVIASLPQSTIQVIAFRHRMEDAVVRITLSNPTRFQRINRDRIASAGVELLGGFAFGTYAGRPVTVHGDATLQRIRIFDQTANDQSRRAENNPEQRGRLELGVPLPANLTLFGVARHTGRQYCLNGDTSRLDTLPAKTAGDLAVERSISTGRTGPFRVLKALLSLDNIGNTAVYDQCGLPQPGRTLRVTFSAR from the coding sequence GTGGCGACCCGGCGCGATTCCGTTCGCCGTGACAGCAGCGTGCATTCGCTCGGCGCGGTGAGTGTCGTGAGCGCCGCGCGGGCGACAGCTGTTGTTGGCGGCGCTGGCGTGCTGCTCCTCAAGCCGATGGAGCTGCGCTCCTCACCGGCCCCTTCATTGGATCAGGCGCTCCGCGAATCGCCGTTCGTCCTGGTGCGCCAGAATTCCCGGGGTGAAATGGAGATTTCCGTGCGGGGGTCCGACTCCCGACAGGCGGCCGTCCTCTTTGATGGCGTGCCACTCTCGCTGGGATGGGATCACCGGGCGGATCCCTCGCTCATCCCCATCACGGGAAGCGAGCGATTGGTCGTGGTCCGGGGTCTGGGTTCGTTGCTGAACGGGCCGAACACCCTGGGAGGATCGATCGAGATCACGCACGACGCGCTCTCCCAGCCGGCTGGGGGCCAGCTGTGGGCCGGGGCCGGCGTCGATCAATTTGGATCGACGGTGGGAACCTTCGGCTATGCCCGCCGCGTGGCGGAGTTCGGCGGTGGGGCCTTATCGACCCGCGGTGGAATGGCGCATCGACAGCGCGATGGTGTCGCGTTACCGAACGATGTGACTGACCCCACCCAGAGAAACGGCCTTCGCACGGGCACTGACCTCAGGCAGCTCGACGCCTTTCTGTCGGCACGCTGGAACAACACCAAGGGTGCGTCCATCGGCATGATGTACTCCGCCTATGACGCAGAGCGCGGCGTCCCACCGGAGGAGCACCTCTCCGCACCGCGCCTGTGGCGTTACCCACTCGCCCGGCGGAGCATCGCCATGCTCTCGGCGGGCACCGGCACCTTCACGACGCGGCTCGGGGTGGGATCGCTTGACCTTGGCGTCGGTGTCAATCGCGGCGACGTCAGGATCGAGACCTATGCGGGACGTGACTTCACCACCGTGAACGGATCCGAGCTCGGCGATGAGCGCACGGTCACCTCACGAGCCCTGCTCACCCACACCCTGGGCGTGGCAACGTTGCGTGCCGGCGTGACCGGTGCTGACATCCGATACGCCGAGACGTTGACGCCATCCGCCGCGTCCAACTATCGACAGAAGCTGTCCAGCGCCGGGATGGAGCTCGACGTCCCGGTGGGAGATCGCACCCGGCTGGCCGGTGGGGTGGTCTTCGACCGATCCACAACCCCGGAGACGGGTGGGCGGACGCCTGGGCAGGAGTCCCTCGACAATCCGGGCTGGCGACTCGGCGCAGCGCATGACCTTTCACCCCGAGTCCGCTTGCATGCCAGCATCAGCGAGCGCTCGCGTTTCCCCGCTCTGCGCGAGTTGTATTCCGGTGCGCTCGACCGATTCCGCCCGAACCCGGACCTCCGTCCCGAGACGCTGCTCGGCATGGAGGGAGGGTTCACGGTGGACCGCGTCATCGCGTCCCTGCCGCAATCGACCATCCAGGTGATCGCATTCCGACATCGGATGGAAGACGCCGTGGTGCGCATCACCCTGTCCAACCCCACGCGGTTCCAGCGCATCAATCGCGATCGCATCGCGAGCGCCGGTGTGGAGCTCCTCGGCGGCTTCGCCTTCGGCACCTACGCGGGGCGCCCCGTCACCGTGCATGGCGACGCCACCCTTCAGCGCATCAGGATCTTCGACCAGACCGCAAACGACCAGTCGCGTCGCGCGGAGAACAACCCGGAGCAACGTGGACGTCTTGAGCTGGGCGTCCCACTCCCTGCCAACCTCACGCTGTTTGGCGTCGCTCGGCACACCGGTCGCCAATACTGCCTGAACGGTGACACGTCGCGCCTCGATACGCTTCCCGCGAAGACCGCGGGCGACCTGGCGGTGGAACGCAGCATCTCCACGGGGCGCACCGGACCCTTCCGCGTGCTCAAGGCCCTGCTGTCGCTGGACAACATCGGCAACACCGCTGTCTACGACCAGTGCGGCCTGCCGCAGCCAGGGCGCACCCTGCGCGTGACCTTCTCGGCGCGGTAG
- a CDS encoding HAMP domain-containing protein: protein MLALPLVGFAIASYAVFADSLRDRTDAFIDDALMAITREVSAERRFAQSATGAIRTTLSEVRFRDLDIWAFEATGAVVGMSAPQGGSVEVAHPIAVDSAEIAAAMQRVGSQPFSLDVKHADGGYRIRARPFALAPMTYWVVGAYPVREIEATLGRIRTMFLLAIPLLILAAATGGWLLARRSLAPVAAMASRAAEISASTLYERLPADTTDELGDLARVLNSLLDRMEYAFDQQKRFMADASHELRTPAAILRAESDVTLSRDHRDEAEYRESFRVMRDASHRLSRVVEDLFLAARADAGQVTVAPVEVYLEEVIHDAVRAVRPLAVAPRVQVEFTDAVGASVLGDADLLGRILLNLLENALRHSPVGGTIEVSLRRHEDRYVVSVIDAGPGIPRADWEHIFERFVRLDPARSRVGSAAGVGAGLGLGIARRLAVLHGGQLVVADSRPGRTEFQLTLPVAPIITRG from the coding sequence ATGCTGGCGCTCCCCCTGGTTGGTTTTGCGATCGCGTCCTACGCGGTCTTTGCCGACTCGCTGCGTGATCGCACCGATGCGTTCATCGACGATGCCCTCATGGCCATCACGCGCGAAGTGTCTGCGGAGCGGCGGTTCGCCCAGAGTGCGACCGGCGCCATCCGCACCACACTCAGCGAAGTCCGCTTTCGGGACCTCGACATCTGGGCGTTCGAGGCGACCGGGGCGGTCGTTGGGATGTCGGCGCCACAGGGTGGCTCGGTCGAGGTCGCGCACCCCATTGCGGTCGACTCGGCCGAAATCGCTGCCGCCATGCAGCGCGTCGGTTCGCAGCCCTTTTCGCTCGACGTCAAACACGCGGACGGCGGCTACCGCATTCGTGCGCGTCCCTTTGCGCTTGCCCCAATGACCTATTGGGTCGTCGGTGCATATCCCGTTCGGGAAATCGAGGCAACGCTGGGGAGAATCCGGACGATGTTCCTCCTCGCGATTCCCTTGCTGATCCTCGCCGCCGCGACAGGGGGATGGCTCCTTGCGCGCCGCTCGCTGGCCCCGGTGGCGGCCATGGCCTCGCGCGCGGCCGAGATCAGCGCGTCGACGCTGTATGAACGCCTGCCGGCGGACACCACGGATGAACTCGGAGACCTCGCCCGCGTCCTCAACTCCCTGCTCGATCGCATGGAGTACGCGTTTGACCAGCAGAAGCGCTTCATGGCCGATGCGTCCCACGAACTGCGCACGCCGGCGGCCATCCTGCGCGCCGAGTCCGACGTGACGTTGTCGCGGGACCACCGGGACGAGGCGGAGTATCGCGAGTCGTTTCGGGTCATGCGGGACGCTTCGCACCGTTTGTCGCGTGTGGTCGAGGACCTGTTCCTCGCCGCGCGGGCCGACGCTGGCCAGGTCACCGTGGCGCCCGTCGAGGTGTACCTGGAGGAAGTGATCCACGATGCGGTCCGCGCCGTCCGCCCGCTGGCGGTCGCGCCGCGCGTGCAGGTAGAGTTCACGGACGCCGTCGGCGCGTCCGTCCTGGGTGATGCCGACCTGCTCGGTCGCATTCTGCTCAATCTGTTGGAGAACGCGCTGCGACATTCGCCAGTTGGTGGCACTATCGAGGTGTCCCTGCGGCGCCACGAGGACCGCTACGTAGTGTCGGTGATCGACGCCGGTCCGGGGATACCCCGCGCGGACTGGGAGCACATCTTCGAACGATTTGTGCGACTGGATCCGGCGCGTTCGCGCGTGGGATCGGCTGCCGGGGTTGGCGCCGGCCTCGGACTCGGCATTGCCCGACGCCTGGCGGTGCTCCACGGCGGACAGTTGGTCGTGGCGGACTCTCGCCCGGGCCGCACGGAGTTCCAGTTGACCCTGCCCGTTGCTCCCATCATCACCCGCGGCTAA
- a CDS encoding PAS domain S-box protein has translation MPANQGPPAATAPAWGHELKEQGIGYYIADAAGCFAYCNPAVTAATGYRAEELMGRRSVDLVVDEEREAVTLQYRAWAADPAVSDVAMEFRVRGKDGRVFWVEQFTHIERTADGRHVRYCNFLREITDRKATEAALRASQGRYDRDVGKAVDALRSSVSLLEATLESTADGILVVGIDRSIARFNRRFADMWRIPDAVLATGDDAQALGFVLSQLKDPDGFLRTVERLYANPQAESMDTFELSDARMFERYSRPQVVDGVTVGRVWSFRDVSERRRAELERQELEAGLRRAQKLEAMGTLAGGIAHDFNNILTAIISSAEQTIEDLPSGHEAQGSLRTILQAGHRAANLVRRILLFSRGEVGDRTTIMIDAVIRDAMGLLRPSLPSTVEIVASLPHPASLAIHADATQVQQVIVNLCTNAWHAMRARGGGRISIDAAAVELAPGDVAREGIVVAPGRMVRITVTDNGCGMPPAILPRIFDPFFTTKPVGEGTGLGLAMVHGVVRAHGGDVSVSSTEGVGTSFRLYFPAAVGQVEEPVMGLDRARGAGQLVLLVDDEPDVRSVGARTMEHLGYRAIAVPSGEAALGELRRRGSEVALLITDLTMPGMSGLDLARDARALYPDLPVVLCTGYGSRETEAEARALGVRVVLPKPHSLHDLGRAAATALNAVPRGRRVAPASAGTGS, from the coding sequence GTGCCAGCAAACCAGGGCCCGCCCGCGGCCACCGCCCCGGCATGGGGACACGAACTGAAGGAACAAGGCATCGGGTACTACATCGCCGATGCCGCCGGCTGTTTTGCCTACTGCAACCCGGCGGTGACCGCAGCCACGGGATACCGCGCCGAGGAGTTGATGGGGCGCCGATCGGTGGACCTCGTGGTGGACGAGGAACGTGAAGCCGTCACGCTACAGTATCGGGCATGGGCAGCCGATCCGGCGGTATCCGACGTCGCCATGGAGTTCCGGGTGCGCGGCAAGGACGGCCGCGTCTTTTGGGTTGAACAATTCACCCATATCGAGCGGACGGCCGACGGCCGACATGTCCGCTACTGCAACTTCCTTCGAGAGATCACCGATCGCAAGGCGACCGAGGCAGCGTTGCGCGCCTCGCAGGGGCGTTATGATCGCGACGTCGGCAAGGCCGTCGATGCCCTGCGAAGTTCGGTCTCCCTCCTCGAGGCCACGCTCGAATCCACGGCGGACGGCATCCTGGTCGTTGGCATCGATCGCAGCATCGCGCGATTCAACCGGCGATTCGCCGACATGTGGCGGATCCCGGATGCCGTCCTCGCTACCGGGGATGATGCCCAGGCGCTCGGCTTCGTGCTCTCGCAGCTCAAGGACCCGGACGGTTTTCTCCGGACCGTGGAACGACTCTACGCCAACCCCCAGGCGGAGTCGATGGACACCTTCGAGCTGAGCGATGCCCGGATGTTCGAGCGCTATTCGCGCCCACAGGTGGTGGACGGGGTGACGGTCGGTCGGGTCTGGAGTTTTCGCGACGTCAGCGAGCGACGTCGCGCGGAGCTGGAGCGACAGGAACTCGAGGCGGGACTGCGGCGTGCGCAGAAGCTGGAAGCCATGGGCACCCTCGCCGGTGGGATCGCCCACGACTTCAACAACATCCTCACGGCGATCATTTCGTCAGCGGAACAGACGATCGAAGACCTGCCCTCAGGGCACGAGGCGCAGGGCAGCCTGCGCACTATCCTGCAGGCCGGACATCGCGCAGCCAACCTCGTACGCCGCATCTTGCTGTTCAGTCGCGGGGAGGTCGGTGATCGCACGACCATCATGATTGACGCCGTGATTCGGGACGCCATGGGGCTCTTGCGTCCCTCGCTTCCATCGACTGTCGAGATCGTAGCGTCACTGCCCCATCCCGCGTCACTGGCCATTCACGCCGACGCGACACAGGTCCAGCAAGTCATCGTGAACCTCTGCACCAATGCGTGGCACGCCATGCGCGCGCGTGGAGGTGGGCGGATCTCCATTGACGCGGCCGCCGTCGAGCTTGCGCCCGGGGATGTGGCCCGCGAAGGCATCGTGGTTGCCCCGGGCCGCATGGTGCGAATCACGGTGACGGACAACGGGTGTGGCATGCCGCCGGCGATCCTGCCGAGGATTTTCGATCCATTCTTCACCACCAAACCCGTGGGAGAAGGCACTGGCCTGGGGCTCGCGATGGTGCATGGCGTGGTGCGCGCGCACGGCGGCGACGTGTCGGTCTCGAGCACCGAAGGGGTGGGGACGAGCTTCCGGTTGTACTTCCCGGCGGCGGTCGGACAGGTCGAGGAGCCAGTCATGGGGCTCGATCGCGCACGGGGGGCGGGGCAGCTGGTCTTGCTAGTGGACGACGAACCGGACGTTCGATCGGTGGGGGCGCGTACGATGGAGCACCTGGGATATCGTGCGATCGCCGTGCCGTCTGGTGAAGCCGCCCTGGGCGAGCTCAGGCGGCGTGGGAGCGAGGTCGCACTACTCATCACCGACCTCACGATGCCGGGGATGTCCGGCTTGGACCTGGCACGCGACGCACGCGCGCTCTACCCGGACCTGCCGGTCGTGTTGTGCACGGGGTATGGCAGTCGTGAGACGGAAGCTGAGGCGCGGGCGCTCGGGGTTCGGGTGGTGCTCCCCAAGCCGCATTCCCTGCACGACCTCGGCCGGGCGGCGGCGACGGCACTCAATGCCGTGCCGAGGGGGCGCCGCGTCGCTCCGGCGTCCGCGGGGACGGGCAGCTGA
- a CDS encoding TonB-dependent receptor plug domain-containing protein, whose protein sequence is MAFAIGLASPLALSSQAASRDSLARADTGRLEGVLVRAIRGGVRAPIAERTLDRATILARHLGQEAPLLLQGAVPSVTAHTETGTAWGYSYLRLRGMDQTRINITLDGVPLNDPEDQVLYFANFADLMSSVQSIQVQRGVGTSSAGTASFAGSVNIETMPLATAGAGGDGQVQVGSWGARRMSAAFHTGLRPSRLAAYGRVGTVRTDGYRRHSGVDGRSALLGAGWFGDRDLVKLTLLAGRFADTLSYVGATRSELAADRRFNPLDPSERDRFTQQMVALSHTRILSPASAWSTTLYRNSAEGSYDYFALPDRYRYNLQHWWYGVTSAWSTTRGTWQWHVGVNANTYARDHRAYLEPATQFYDNTGHKDDVSAFAKASVGSGRVRWFGDLQARWARFAYTPDPGAGIGGRSQVWTFLNPKVGVTAALRPGVSAFVSLGRASREPARNDLLAGEDDLNAGNVQLLGDFGRVRPEEVTDLESGVTRSSARGHLTAGLYAMQFRNDIARIGAPTASGLVLRRNVGASVRRGVEVDASHRLHERLVVGGNASWAHHRLRSFTDSSSGTPETRRNVAPLLSPVWTSTQSMRATLRDGVDLSWEGRYQSRAFLDNTGRADRRLPGFYVMDLSLHLRHRDWSVALRGTNIGAHEGFGSGAVGSDGVARFFVLPARAVFVTMGRQWSGATR, encoded by the coding sequence ATGGCCTTTGCCATCGGTCTCGCTTCGCCACTCGCGCTGTCATCGCAGGCGGCGTCACGCGACAGCCTCGCCCGCGCGGATACCGGACGACTCGAGGGGGTCCTCGTGCGTGCGATTCGCGGTGGCGTTCGGGCCCCCATCGCGGAACGGACGCTGGACCGGGCGACCATACTTGCGCGTCACCTGGGCCAGGAGGCGCCCCTGCTGCTGCAGGGAGCGGTGCCGTCCGTCACCGCGCATACGGAGACGGGGACGGCGTGGGGGTACTCCTACCTCCGCCTGCGCGGCATGGACCAGACACGAATCAACATCACGCTCGACGGCGTGCCGTTGAACGACCCGGAGGACCAGGTGTTGTATTTCGCGAACTTCGCGGACCTGATGTCCAGCGTGCAGTCGATCCAGGTCCAACGTGGCGTGGGCACCAGCTCGGCAGGCACGGCATCGTTTGCCGGGTCGGTCAACATCGAGACGATGCCCCTGGCCACCGCTGGGGCCGGTGGGGATGGGCAGGTGCAGGTTGGCTCATGGGGCGCGCGGCGGATGAGCGCCGCGTTCCACACCGGGCTGCGACCAAGCCGCTTGGCGGCGTACGGGCGCGTGGGGACGGTGCGCACCGATGGGTACCGTCGGCATAGTGGCGTTGACGGTCGATCTGCGTTGCTCGGCGCGGGATGGTTCGGGGACCGCGACCTGGTCAAGCTCACGCTGCTGGCCGGCCGCTTCGCCGACACGCTGTCGTACGTTGGGGCGACACGCAGCGAACTGGCGGCCGACCGGCGCTTCAATCCCCTGGACCCGTCGGAACGGGACCGGTTCACGCAGCAGATGGTGGCCCTGTCGCACACGCGTATCCTGTCCCCAGCCAGTGCCTGGAGCACCACGCTCTACCGGAACTCAGCGGAGGGGAGCTACGACTATTTCGCCTTGCCGGATCGCTATCGCTACAACTTGCAGCACTGGTGGTACGGGGTGACCAGTGCGTGGAGTACGACGCGGGGCACGTGGCAATGGCATGTGGGCGTCAACGCGAACACGTATGCGCGGGATCATCGGGCGTACCTCGAGCCTGCGACCCAGTTCTACGACAACACCGGCCACAAGGACGATGTGAGTGCCTTTGCCAAGGCGTCGGTTGGGTCTGGACGCGTGCGGTGGTTCGGGGACCTCCAGGCACGGTGGGCACGGTTTGCCTACACACCGGATCCGGGCGCGGGAATCGGCGGGCGCAGCCAGGTGTGGACCTTCCTGAACCCGAAGGTCGGGGTGACGGCGGCCCTTCGCCCGGGAGTCTCGGCGTTCGTCTCGCTGGGTCGGGCGAGCCGCGAGCCGGCGCGCAATGACCTTCTGGCCGGCGAGGACGATCTGAACGCCGGCAACGTTCAGCTGTTGGGCGATTTCGGCCGGGTGCGCCCGGAGGAGGTCACGGACCTCGAGTCCGGGGTCACGCGCTCCAGCGCCCGCGGCCATCTGACGGCGGGACTCTATGCGATGCAGTTCCGGAACGACATCGCGCGCATTGGTGCGCCAACGGCGTCCGGCCTCGTCCTGCGCCGCAATGTCGGGGCGAGCGTTCGACGGGGGGTGGAAGTAGATGCCTCTCATCGATTGCACGAGCGGCTCGTGGTGGGCGGGAACGCCAGCTGGGCGCACCATCGGTTACGCTCGTTCACGGACTCTTCCTCGGGAACACCGGAAACGCGCCGGAACGTTGCGCCGCTGCTGTCGCCTGTCTGGACGAGCACGCAGTCCATGCGCGCCACCCTCCGTGACGGCGTCGACCTGAGCTGGGAGGGCAGGTACCAGTCGCGGGCCTTCCTCGACAACACGGGTCGCGCGGATCGCCGACTCCCCGGGTTCTATGTCATGGACCTGAGCCTCCACCTCCGTCATCGCGATTGGTCCGTCGCGCTGCGAGGCACCAACATCGGGGCGCACGAGGGGTTCGGCAGTGGCGCGGTGGGGTCCGATGGGGTTGCGCGATTCTTCGTCTTGCCGGCGCGCGCGGTCTTCGTGACGATGGGACGCCAGTGGTCCGGCGCCACGCGCTGA
- a CDS encoding response regulator transcription factor: protein MHLLLVEDDLSLSGTVARGLREAGFTVDLAATGPDAFRMATTGSHDAIVLDVRLPGMDGLEVCRRLRAAEYRAPILMLTALDAVEQRIAGLDSGADDYLSKPFEFGELLARLRAILRRQAEPATAIITVGDLTIDTRSTLVRRGPRAIALTAKEYAFLLLLARNAGRVVSRAELMSHVWDEHRPSYTNVIDVYASRLRRKVDDGEATPLFVTLRGTGYLLSPPADAST, encoded by the coding sequence ATGCACCTGCTTCTCGTCGAGGACGACCTCTCGCTATCTGGCACGGTCGCGCGTGGCCTGCGCGAAGCGGGCTTCACCGTCGACCTCGCGGCGACGGGGCCGGACGCTTTCCGCATGGCTACTACGGGTAGCCATGACGCCATCGTGCTCGACGTCCGTCTTCCGGGGATGGACGGACTGGAGGTGTGCCGACGCTTGAGGGCCGCGGAGTATCGCGCGCCGATCCTCATGCTCACCGCCCTTGATGCCGTTGAGCAACGCATCGCCGGGTTGGACTCGGGGGCAGACGACTACCTCAGCAAGCCGTTCGAGTTCGGGGAGTTGCTGGCGCGGCTTCGGGCGATCCTCCGGCGCCAGGCTGAACCGGCCACGGCCATCATCACGGTGGGCGACCTCACCATCGATACGCGATCGACCCTGGTGCGACGGGGGCCGCGCGCCATTGCGCTGACGGCGAAGGAGTACGCGTTCCTCCTCCTCCTGGCCCGCAATGCCGGGCGCGTGGTCAGCCGCGCGGAGTTGATGTCGCATGTCTGGGACGAACATCGCCCGAGTTACACCAACGTCATCGACGTCTATGCCAGTCGGTTGCGCCGTAAGGTGGATGACGGTGAGGCGACTCCCCTCTTCGTGACGCTGCGGGGAACGGGATACCTGTTGTCCCCGCCCGCCGACGCGTCGACGTGA